In Moraxella nasovis, the sequence TGATTGGGATAAATCAAACTGAAATGTCAAACCGCCAGACTGTGAATAGCCAGCTGATATTGAAGACGAGCCAGAAGGCTGCTCAACGACATTATAAACCACATCAACTTGGTCGGGGAAGTTTGACACAGGACGCACGTTAACTTGTACATCTTTAAAAAAGCCTGTACGCAATAGTCGAGCGCGCGATAAGGCAATCTTTTGGTTAGAAGATAAAGCCCCTTCTAGCTGACGCATCTCACGGCGAAGCACTTCGTCTTTGGTTTTAACGTTACCATTAAACTCAATACGACGCACATAGATTGGGCGTTCAGGATCAATCTTATAATCCACATCAACCGTTAATGTCTCATCATTAATACGTCCTACTGGATCAACTTTGGCATAATAATAGCCTTCGTCACCGAATTTATTTGCGATGGCGACAGTTGTCTCATTAAGTGCTGCTTGAGAGTAACCATCACCCTTTTTAAAGGTGATAAGCTGATCTAAACCCACTTTACTGTATGTACTTGGGCCAACAAAATTCACCGACCCAAATTGATACCTTTGCCCTTCTTCTATCGCAAGCTCAATGGATATTTTTTGTTTATCTTCATCAATGTTTAGCGTCGCTTCGTTAATTTTAAAGCGTACGAAACCCTCGTTAAGGTATTTGGCTTTAATCGCCTCAAGACTGGCATTAAATTTGTCTTGGGTGTATTTATCTTTACCAGATAGTGGGTTTAGCTTTTTATCTTTAATGATAAATTCATCTTTTAGGTCGTCATCGCTAAAATATTGGTTGCCAATAATATTAATATCCACCACACGAGCAGGCTTACCTTCGATGAATTTTAAATCAAGCTTAACGCGATTACCATCAAGCTTGGTCTGAACCACTTTAATATCACTATTATAGTAACCTTGTGAGATATATTGGTTTTTTAACTCATTTTCAATCGCATGAACTGTGGATTGTTTTAGCGTATTACCTACCACAAGTCCCACGCTTTTTAAGCCTTCTGTCAGCCCTTCTTTAGGGATTAGTTTATTGCCATCAAAGTTAATCTCAGCGATGGTTGGACGCTCTGTTACATGGAACACCACTTGACCATCTTGTACAGCACTTTGCACATCACTAAACTGCTCTGTGGCATATAATGCACGGATACTGTCAGCAAGCAAATCATCTGTTACAGTCTGACCAACTTGAATCGGTAAAGTCGTCTGTAAGCTTTCAATAGTAACCCGCTGCAATCCTGTAATAGCGATGTCTTTAGCGACGAAAGCTTCGGCATGGGCTTGGGTTGCCATCACTGTCATCACCGCTGCAGCGATGCTTGTGGTCATAAACCGAGAAAAAGAAGGCTGATACATAATTTCACCTAATAGTGTTATCAATAAATCATTATTCACGTCAAACCAAGCTTGATTTGACAAGTAATAAAATCTGCAATGCTGCTAAAGGTAAGCCAAAAAACAGTTTTTGGCAAGCATAAAATGTAAATTATGCCATCTTTTGCATAAAAAGTCTGCAATCGATGGCATAAAGTCCAAAGAATCCTACCCCAATAATCGTGTTATATCATTACTAATCGCAAGCACCATCACACATAATAACATCAGCATACCTATATTTAAGGCAGCGACAGAAAAACGCTCATTCATTGGTCGCCCAAAGATTAGCTCATAAGTATAAAATATCAAATGCCCGCCATCAAGCACAGGAATGGGTAATAGATTAAGCACCGCAAGTGATATGCTAATTAGTGCCATCGTAGACAGCACCTGCATCCAACCCATTTGCACACTTTGGTAAGAAACGTCAGCGATGGTTATCGGTCCAGACAGATTGTCAAGCCCAATTAAACCTGTAAGCATCTTACCGATTGATTTTATCGTCATTACAGACAAATCATAGGTCTTTTGAACCGATAAAGCTGCCGCTTCGCCAAATGAATGATGTATGGTAACTTTATAATCATCAGGTATACTGATTGGACCGCTAAACGCCACGCCCGCTCCAATTTTACCAACGATTTGTCCTTTTTCTTTGGTGGCTTGTGGCATGACAGGGATTGTCAGGTTTTTGCCATCTCGCATAATACCAAACTTAAGCATGGTTTCTGGATTTTGGCGAATCACTTCTGTTACACTTAGCCATTGTGCCATCGGCTTATCATCAATGCTGATGATTTTATCGCCTGTTTTTAAGCCCATCAGATCTGCCGCACCACCATCGGTTATCTGACCGATGACCGCTGGCAACTCAGGTCGCCAAGGCAGTGCACCTAAAGCAGTTAAGGGATCTAATCCTGCTTGTGTATCTTGCATAAAATGGGCGATGTGAACTACATGCGTCGCCTTATCTGTCGTAATACTCACCGACTTAGTTTCACCCATATGATCTGCTAAGGCATAGCTAATCTCCTCCCAAGTATCAACCGCTTTATTATCAATGGCGATAATTTGCTCACCTTGTTTTATTTGGCTAAAAGCGACAGGCGAGCTTGGTAGGATACTGCCAATTTTCGTATTAAGCTGCTCTATTGGCTGTAATAAAATGATAAAAAACAACCCTATGGCAATGATGAAATTCATCACTGGGCCTGCAATAACAATGGCGATTTTCTTTAGGGGGTGCTGATTATTAAATGCCAGATGACGCTCACCCTCTGCCACCTCGCCCTCACGTTCATCAAGCATTTTGACATAACCGCCAAATGGTATGGCACACACACGATAATCAATGCCAGTTTTTGGACTAGTCCAACCAAACAGTCGTTTACCAAAACCAATAGAATAGGTCAGCACCTTAACACCGCATAGCCGTGCGACAATATAATGCCCCCATTCATGCAAGGCGATGAGTGGCAACAGCACCAAAACAGCAGACAATAGCATAGCAAAAGCGGTCATTATAAAGCTCCTATTAAGCGATTACTTGCCAATCTTACAGCTTGATCAAACGTTAAAATATCGGTCAAATCAGTAAAGCTCACCCCAAAATCTTTAGATAAATCATCACAATGAAGTACTTTTTCTACCACATCAGCAATGTCGGTCAATGCAATCTTACCCCCTAAAAAAGCATCAACTGCTATCTCATTAGCAGCATTTAAAGCGATGGTTGCCCCATTGCCACAGCTTACAGCATATCGAGCTAGACTTAAGCTTTTAAATTTTAACTCATCTGGGCGAATGAACTGCAAATCTGCCATCTTAAATAAATCAAGCGAACTTACGCCACTATCAATACGATCTGGATATGCCAAAGCGTGGGCGATGGGTGTCTTCATGTCTGGCGTGCCGCATTGTGCCAAAAACGAACCATCGATATACTCAACCATCGAATGCACGATACTTTGTGGGTGAATGACGATATCAATTTTATCTTGACTTAGGTTAAATAAATGACACGCTTCAATTAGCTCAAGTCCTTTATTCATCATCGTTGAGCTATCTACTGAGATTTTTTGTCCCATCGACCAGTTGGGGTGTTTGATGGCATCTGACACGCTCGCCTTTTTCATCTCATCATACGATTTATGTAAAAAAGAGCCGCCACTTGCCGTTAGCCAAAGACGTTTTATACCAAAACCCACATTATGAATGGCGTGATTATCTTCTTGTACTGCTTTTGGCAAACACTGAAAAATAGCATTATGCTCACTGTCAATCGGTAAGATGGTTGCACCACTATGACGTGCAGCATTCATCACCAAATCACCCGCCATGACAAGGCTTTCTTTGTTGGCAAGTAGCACTTTTTTACCCGACTTCACCGCTTGCAGTATAGATGGCAATCCTGCCGAACCAACAATCGCTCCGACCACTGTCTGACTATGAGAATCTTTTGCCAAATCACACAGCCCATCTTGACCACCGACTACTTCTGTTGCAAGCCCTGCACGTCGTATCTTATCTGCAAAAGCATCAACGTCATCTTGTGCGACGCACACTCGCTTTGGGCTAAACTCTTGGCATAAAGCAAACAGTTTGGTTAGCTGGCGAAAACCTGACAAGGCGTAAATCTGATAGCGATCAGAATGTCTGCGAATGATGTCAAGCGTACTGTCGCCGATTGAGCCTGTTGCTCCTAGTAAGGTGATGTTTTGCATGGGTAATCTTAGGGTTGGTGGGGTTGTGCTAATCGTCAATTATGAACGTTAGTCTTACAATAATAATGAAATTAAAAACACGATTTAGAATAAATTATTATAACATAAACGCACATTTCATGATAAAATTTCATCCAAAATATCAAAAAATCCATCTCTTTAAAAACACATTTTTATACTATTTTATTTATGAATCACACAGAGCTAAATCACTACCAAGACCAAAATGCCGTCGTTTTATTTTCTGGTGGTCTTGACTCCACCACCTGCCTTTATTGGGCAAAATCTCAGTTTAAACACATTACTGCGATTAGCTTTCGCTATGGACAACGCCATTCAAGTGAACTGATTGCCGCCCAAAACATTGCAAAAGCACTGGATGTGGATCACCGTATTATCGACATAGATATCGCTCAGCTTGGTGGCAGTGCCTTGACAGATAATAGCATAGATGTGCCAGAATATGATGCTAATTCAGATGCTGTACCTGTAACTTATGTGCCAGCACGCAATACCATCTTTTTATCATACGCCTTAGCAGCAGCTGAAGTAACTGGGTCAAACTACATCGTCATTGGCGTAAGCTCGGTGGATTTTTCAGGTTATCCTGACTGCAGACCTGATTTTATTGAAGCCTTTGAAAGGCTTGCCAATCTTGCCACCGTGACGGGAAGAGCAGGCAATACGCTGTCGGTCGTTGCTCCTTTACAGCTCCTATCTAAAGCACAAACCCTAAAGCTTGGGCTTAAGCTTGGCGTAGATTATGGGCAAACTGTATCGTGCTATCAAGCGGATGAGTCTGGCTTGGCATGTGGTGTGTGCGACAGCTGCTCACTTAGACGTCAAGGCTTTCTTGATGCAGGCGTCGCTGACCCAACACGCTATCGCAAGGATGTGATTTATGACTGATTTATTTGACGAAAATAAAGTTAAAGCCACTGACAGCACACCCCAAAAGCGTAAAAACAACCCAGAGCTGTTAAGACACACATTACTGATTGCTGCCAAAGATATCATGCTTGAAGATGGTATTGCTCAGCTGTCCATGCAAAAGGTAGCAACATTAGCTGGGGTTAGTAAAGGCGGACTTTTTCATCACTTTAAGAGTAAAGATGATTTAATCTCAAGTGTCGTCTCACTATTCATCGCTCAGCTTAACACTGCCATCATTAGTCAGATTGCCGACCAAAACGCCTTTGGAGTCTTTACCACTGCTTATGTACGAGTTTTTTTTGATGATAAAAACATCGGTCTTGGCAGTCAATGGTCTGGATTAATAAAACCCATTACCGCCGAGAGTTCTCTTAGGCAGCAGTGGCAACAATGGCTTGATAATAAGCTTCACCAGCACCATAAAACTGACAGTGACGACAGATTACACCTTGTACGCATGGCAGTAGATGGTGTTTGGCTAAATGGCGTATCCACGCATGAACTACCCAGATTAAAAGAGCATCTACTTTGTGCCATCAACAGCATAAAATAAAATCACACACTCATCAAGCATGTGATTTAAAAAGACGGCTAAGTTAAGACTGTTAATAAAACGTAACTAGCAATCTAGCCTAAAAGTTGGCGTTGGTCGCTTCTAAACTGACTGCTGTATCATATACATAGATATAGTCATTGGCATGATTTGGTGTATGATACACCTTAATTCGGATAATTTGGCGTAAGCTTGGATCGTGTGTGTATCCTACAATTTCACCTTTAAAATTTCGCCACGCCCCCTTTCTGACTTCGATACCCATATCATCATAATCAATACTGCGAACTTTTAGGCAATGCACACTGCCATCTATACATTCTTTGGCATTTGGGTCTATTTCCCAAAACATCGTTTTAGCTTTGCCATATAATGATTCAAGTGTCGCTTGACCTTGCCAAGTCAGCGTTAGATCTTCATTAACCTGCGTTAAGGTTGCCAACATTCCATCTGACGATTTGGTCAAGTAAAAACGACTGCCATGAAAGGCGTTAAATAACGTACTTTCTGCTTTTGTTTGGCTATCATAGCATGCCATTAAAGTCGATGCATTATGGCTTGTGTACAAATGACCGTGCTTCATCGCAACATCAGCTGAGTATCGATTACAGCCTGCTGTCGCTGTTAACTTACCGCCATTAAGCTCAAACTTTGCTTGAGCTTGGGCGATTACTTGATCAAAATCTGTTGCAGATTGCTCTTGTTGATCAGCCCGTATTAATGTCCACTGATAATGTGCAATATCATCAAGTAGCGTCATTGGCTTAGTGTCATGGCTACTGTCTTGCTGTCGCTTGGAAGTTGAAGCAACCTGCTGCTCTTGACGATCAAAGCCATTACTCTCAATACAATGACACGCTACCAACGTTAATGACAATATAATTACAAAACTGCGAGAGGTCAAAACAAAGCGTCTTAATTTTCCTAAAAAAAGCATAAAAAACATTCATTACAATAATTTTGTTATATCATAGCACCATCTGTTTAAATTTCTTGTAAAAATTTGTATCAAAATGGCTTATCAGCTTAGCTTAGTAGTGATTTGGTAGGAAAATCCCAAAAATTTTGTTACAATAACATCAACTCATACACAGGAAAACATCATGTCAGCCATTAAAACACAAAGTCTCGTCACCAACACGACGCTCATCAGTCACTTTGAGCCACGCACATTAACACAATTGCAGCTGTTTGGAGCTTATCTTGTTGCAGGCGTAAAATACGAACACACCGAACTGCCAAAACGTGGCAAAGATGCATGGCTTGCCAAACTGCCCAAGGTCGATAATTCGCCCATTGCCATGGATATTGATATTGTCTGCATTCTGTATAACCATACACGAAAACCTTTAGATATTATTTGGTACGGCAAGCTAAGAAATAATAGCGAAACTGTTCGCCATGGCGGTGATGCGTTAATTGGATCAAAATCCTTTGAAGAAACGCTCATCAACCAAGAAGAGATTCGTGTGCGAGCCTTAGACTTAGACGATAACATTCATCATGCGGCATTTGTCATCACAAGCTACCACAACCAACCACTGCGATTTGCCAAAAAAGGGATAGCAACACTAACTGATAATGAAAATAACATCGCTCACAGCTTTCATTTAGATGCAATAGAAGGTGACTGCCAATCTTTTCTTGCTTGGCACATACAGCGTACCGATAATGATTGGCTCGTACACGCACCAATGAAAAATCTATCTACCAAGGATATTGACTCGCTTGGCGATGCTGTATCAACCCTGCTAGAGCAGCATACTCGCTGGTAAAGCAGTTCAGTTATAGACGATGTCAAAATACTGTGGCATTACTTAAAAACAAAAAAAACTTTTTAAGTTACACAAAAAACCGCAAAAAATTCTTTGCGGTTTTTTTAGGTTATGATATGTATTGGCGATAAACCACTAACTATAAAGCAGTTACCAAATTAGAGCATCGGCAGAGCTTAAACTGATAAAGCCATCTGGAATCTGACCGTGCGCTGTCTGCCACTTGGCAAACGCTTTTTTAGTGTTTGAGCCTGCCACTCCGTCAATCCCTTGGGTATCAAAGCCTAAAGCGGTGAGTTTTTGTTGTAGCATTTTTACTTGGGTGCGTGATAATGGTCGTTCGTGCTTTGGCCATGCTGCTGACAGCCCTTCACCGCCGCCGATACGTTTAGCAAGTAATGATACACCGAGTGCATAGCTTGATGAGTTATTATACACTCGGATAACATCAAAGTTTTGCGTTATTAGTAATGCAGGCCCGTGAATACCTGCTGGCAACCATAATTCAGCGATGGCTGCACCATAAAAAGGCTCATCCACAGGCAAAACCCCTGCTTGACGCCATAAATCAAGTGATTGCTTTTGACCGATTAAACGGTAATCAAACTGCGTTGGCAAGCTCACCTCATAATATGGTGCTAAACCACGCACCCAGCCAGCATCGCCTAGATAGTTGGCTGTTGATGATAGAGCGTCGCTTGCTTGCCATGGGCTATAATAACCATCACCGTTTGCATCTACGCCGTGCAAAAGCCAAGTGCTTGGAATAAACTGTGTATGCCCCATGCCACCTGCCCATGAACCTTTTAGCTGATTTGGCGACACATCACCACGCTCCACCATACGCATCATGGCGATTAACTCACCTTCGGCAAATTCACGTCGACGGCCATCATAAGCTAAGGTGGCTAACGCACTGACCAAATCTGTATTGCCCATGCCCGTTCCATAAGAGGACTCCATACCCCATATCGCTGCTACGATTTGCTTTGGCACTCCATAACGACTTTCAGCATCGGCAAGAGTTGTGCGATACGCATTTAACTTAGAGCGACCTTGTTGAATGCGATTGTGGCTGACGGCAGATTCTACATACTCCCAAGGCATCTTAGTAAATTCTGCCTGAGATCGATCAAGCGAGATAACACTAGATAAGTAATCTGCTTGTGAAAGTAAGTTTTCTAAACGCCAAGTATCATACCCTTGTAGTGCTGCACGACGAATAAAATCTGCCTTCCAATCGCTAAAGCTTGCATAGTGCATCTGTTTAGGCGATGCGGTTTGTTGGGGTATAGCGACATGCTCTTTGGCGATGTGTTGAACTTTTGGCGTATAGACAACAGCTGGCTGACGTACCTCTTTAGGCAAAGTAGACACAGAAGCCTTGCCTTCAATAATCTGTATTGGGGGTCTATCTACAGTCTGCGAGCTTTGGCACGCCATCAATACCGACGCACTCAAAGATAACATAACAAAGCCTAATGTATGATGTCTCATGGTGTTTTAAGCTCCTGTAATGCCAGTAATGTCTACAGGTGTGTCCACAGTAACTACCTTATTTTTAGCGGCATCACTGCGTTTATTTTGTAGTGCAGTCAAGTAGCTATCATCAATCCCACCTGCGATATACTCACCATTAAAGACCGAGCAATCAAAGGTATCTACACGGCTGTACTTGGTATTATTGACCGCTTCTATCAAATCGTCTAAATCCTGAAAAATCAAGCGATCTGCACCGATAATTTTACGCACCTCTTCCACGCTACGCCCAGATGAAATCAGTTCAGCACGTGACGGCATATCGATACCATAGACATTTGGGAATTTAACCTCAGGTGCAGCTGATGCAAAATAGACATTTTTTGCACCTGCATCTCGTGCCATTTGGATGATTTCATGGCAAGTTGTCCCTCGCACGATAGAATCATCAACAAGCAGTACATTTCGGTTCTTAAACTCTAGCGGAATGGCGTTCAACTTCTGGCGAACAGATTTTTTACGTTGACCTTGTCCTGGCATAATAAAGGTGCGACCGATATAGCGGTTCTTAGTAAAACCTTCACGGTACTTCACCCCAAGATGCGTTGCAAGCTCAAGTGCAGAATTACGCGACGTATCTGGAATTGGAATAACCACATCAATACCATGATCTTCACCCCATTCAGCAACGATACGCTCAGCAAGCTTTTCCCCCATTCGCATACGTGCCTTATGCACTGAAATATTATCGATGATAGAATCTGGTCTTGCAAAATACACATACTCAAAAATACAAGGCGAGCGTTTAGCATCAGCTACGCACTGCTTGGTGTGCAAATTATAGTCAAGATCGATAAATATCGCTTCACCAGGGGCAACATCACGCACAATCTCAAAGCCTAATGCAGTCAATGCCACAGACTCTGATGCCACCATATACTCGACACCATTTTCGGTCAAACGGCGACCATATACCAAAGGGCGAATGCCATTTGGATCACGAAAAGCAAGCATACCATGACCTGCAATGATAGCAACTACACCATAAGCACCTTCACAGCGACTATAAACAGCTTGCACCGCCTCAAAGATATCATTTGCATCTAAAGATGACTTGGTAAAATTTTGCAATTCATTAGCAAATACGTTTAATAATACTTCTGAATCTGAATCTGTATTAAGATGACGACGATTGCCTGCATACAGTTCTTTTGCAAGCATTTCAGCATTGGTTAAGTTACCGTTATGAGCTAAGGCGATACCATAAGGCGAATTGACATACAAAGGCTGAGCTTCAGCAGTACTAGATGTACCAGCTGTCGGATAACGAACATGACCGATGCCAAAATTACCGACCAATCGCACCATGTGCTGAGTAAGAAAGACGTCTCGCACCATGCCGTTATCTTTACGCAAGTATAATCTGTCGTCTTTTAGGGTAACGATACCAGCAGCATCTTGTCCGCGGTGCTGAAGCATGGTCAATCCATCATACAGCATTTGATTTACAGGTTCATGCGCCGCAACGCCAATCACACCACACATAGTCGCTCCAAGTGTTATTAAGGTGAAAATTTCAATAAGTCAAGCTAAGTAATCAAGCTAAGTAATAAATTCTTATGATGTAATCTAACTATAAGGATTTTGAATTTGTTGCCATGCTGTGCCAAACGCCTCTTGAAGCAGTTGCTTAGCCATTGGGGCGTAAGGCAGTAAACTTTGGGCAAGAGCAGATTCTTGCCATGTTGGTAAATGAATCAAAAAAGGCGATGTAATACCAAGCACAATCAACACTTTTAGTACGCCTACTAGCGACCCAAGCACACCGCCAAGCATTCTATCCAAAAAACCTAAATGCAGTGCCTTTAATGTGCCAACAACCGCTCTTGCCAATAAATGCACCACAGTAACAACAATTAATGCCAGCACTAAAAATGCCGCCGCCACCTGCAATATAGGATCGCTAACGACATTTTCAAATAAGGGAGCTACTTGCTTAACAGTCTTTGACGCTACAATCAAAGCCAAAAGCCACGCTATTAAAGAAGTGGCTGTCTTTACTGCACCCGCATTAAACCCTCTCCAAAGACCCAAAAAAACCACAAAGCTAATACCTATGTCAATTAACGTCATGGCTTAATGGCGATCCATATGCTCAGCAATGGCTCTTACACAATCATCAATCAATTTGGGTCCTTGATAAACCAAGCCAGAAAACAGCTGTACAGCTGTCGCTCCTGCCTGCATTTTCTTAACAGCAATGTTACCACTGTCAATACCGCCAACACCGATCAAATCCACTTTATCCGATAAACGATCGGCAAACTGAGCCAGCACAGCCGTACTGTGATGTCCAATCGGACGACCACTTAAACCGCCTGTTTCGTCTTTTTGCGAGCTATTTTCCACGCCTGCTCGTGATAAAGTGGTGTTTGTGGCAATCAGCCCATCAATATCAAAATTAAGCACCGCCTTGGCAATCTCGTTAATCTGCGATTCATCCAAATCTGGTGCAATCTTTAGGGCAAGCGGCACATAAAATCCATGCTCAAGCGTCAATCTTTGATGGCATTTTTTAATCCCATCAAGTAGTACACTTAAAGCATCGGCATTTTGCAGGCTTCGTAAATTTTTAGTATTTGGGCTTGAGATATTAATAGTGATGTAGCTGGCGTAGGGGTAAACACGCTCAAGGCAATAGATATAATCATCTAAAGCATTTTCTACTGGCGTGGTGGCATTTTTACCAATATTAATGCCAAGCACGCCTTTGTATTTAGCACGTTTGACATTTGCAATTAGAGTATCAACCCCGTCATTATTAAAGCCCATCCGATTGATAATCGCTCCGTCTTCTTGTAGGCGAAATAAACGAGGCTTACCATTGCCTGCCTGAGGACGTGGCGTTACTGTACCAATCTCAAGATAACCAAAGCCAAGCTCAGCAAGTGCATCAATATAAGCACCGTTTTTATCAAGACCTGCAGCAAGCCCAACAGGGTTTGGCATCTCAATACCCATGCAAGTAACTGGCAAGCTTTGGCGAGTGGCAAAAAAATTCAGTAGCTTTGCATGATGGGCTTTATTTAAAAGATCAAGGGTCAATTCATGTGCCTGTTCAGGATCCATGTTGAACAAAAAAGGACGAAGTAACGCATACGACATGAAAAACACACCCTGTATTAATGAGAAAAATAATCCTTATTATACCATGATTTTATGCTTGATAGTAGTCATAGAAAGCTTTTAGGTATCGGTTTATAGCAGATAAATACAAAAAAAATGACATTTATCGCTCTTATGACGCACTTTGCTCAAGCTCAAGCAGCTTTGTTTTAATATCTATGCCGCCTGTATAGCCACCAAGTCCACCATCAGATGCGATCACTCGGTGGCATGGTATGATTAATGAGATAAGATTTTTGCCATTCGCATTAGCAACTGCTCGAAACGACTTCGGCTTTCCGATACGCTCTGCTAACGCCTTATAACTTATCGTCTCACCATAATTAATATTACACAAAGCTTGCCATACTTGTCTTTGAAATGGCGTGCCGTGCGATACATCAAGCGGTATGCTAAACCGCTGACGCCTGCCTTGAAAATACTCATCAAGCTGTTGACAAACTTGTATAGCAGCCGCTTGATTTTGATCTGAGTTTTGTAACTTATGAACAGGTATGACGCAAGATTGATGATTTAAGCGATCTAGTAGTTTAACCGTTTTATCACAATACCAATCAAGCACCAAAAGCTTACCATCTCTTATGGTAAGACTGATGGTAGGCAAGTTATGCGTTGGTGTATAGTAAGTGGTTATCATTAAAATCACTTCATATTAATAGCTTGTATAGCATTAAAAATCTATTTATCATCAACAAATAAAGCATCTACAAATTCTTTAGGGTCAAAAGATTGCAAATCATCAATGCTCTCGCCTACACCGATATAACGGATTGGAAATTTAGTATTTTGGGCGATATTAAAGACCACGCCACCTTTAGCTGTGCCATCTAGTTTGGTGACGCTAATGCCTGTTAGTGGTACAGCTTCTGAGAATACTTTTACTTGATTAATCGCATTTTGTCCTGTGCCTGCATCTAACACAATCATGGTCTCATGCGGAGCACTAGCGTCTGCTTTTTTCATCACACGGATTACTTTTTCAAGCTCATTCATCAAATGGGTCTTATTTTGGAGTCGCCCTGCCGTATCTGCAATTAACACATCAATCCCTTTGGCTTTTGCCGATTGCATCGCATCAAAGATAACCGACGCACTATCTGCTCCATGACCTTGGGCAATCACAGGAATGTGATTACGCTCACCCCAAATCTGCAGCTGCTCTGTTGCCGCCGCTCGAAACGTATCGCCTGCTGCAAGCATCACTGACTTGCCTTCAGCTTGTAAGCGTTTTGCAAGCTTACCAATCGTGGTGGTTTTACCCACACCATTAACACCCACCATTAAAATCACAAAGGGCTTTTTGGTGGTATCAATAACAAGCGGTGCTACCTTAGGCGATAAGATTTGCACCAACTCTTGCTTTAGTGCTTTATATAGCGAATGCGAATAAATTAAGTCGCCTCGTGCTGTCGCTTCTGTCAGATTTTTAATGATTTGATTCGTTGCATCAACGCCAATATCAGCAACAAGCAATTGATCTTCTACCTCTTCTAGAAGTTCATCATCAATCTCCTTGCCTCCGACCAACACATTCATCATGCCCTCAGTAAAGTTCTTGCTAGACTTAGACAGTCCTTGTTTCATGCGGGCAAACCAGCCTTGATTTGAAGAGGTTTCGTTTGTCATGGTATTCCTATGATAGTTAAGTTTATTTAGTTAGTCGCGTCAGTCGGTTTGATATCTACATGAATCGTATAATCCATGACATCAGGTCTGCGATCAGCTGAGTCATACTCTAAACGAATGACGTGGCGACCATAAGCAGTGGCACGATAACTGCCATTAGCAAAATCATGATCATAAGGCATTATTAGCTGTAATTTCATCCGTCTATCAGACACGCTCACAGTAATTTCATCACCCACGTTT encodes:
- the bamA gene encoding outer membrane protein assembly factor BamA yields the protein MYQPSFSRFMTTSIAAAVMTVMATQAHAEAFVAKDIAITGLQRVTIESLQTTLPIQVGQTVTDDLLADSIRALYATEQFSDVQSAVQDGQVVFHVTERPTIAEINFDGNKLIPKEGLTEGLKSVGLVVGNTLKQSTVHAIENELKNQYISQGYYNSDIKVVQTKLDGNRVKLDLKFIEGKPARVVDINIIGNQYFSDDDLKDEFIIKDKKLNPLSGKDKYTQDKFNASLEAIKAKYLNEGFVRFKINEATLNIDEDKQKISIELAIEEGQRYQFGSVNFVGPSTYSKVGLDQLITFKKGDGYSQAALNETTVAIANKFGDEGYYYAKVDPVGRINDETLTVDVDYKIDPERPIYVRRIEFNGNVKTKDEVLRREMRQLEGALSSNQKIALSRARLLRTGFFKDVQVNVRPVSNFPDQVDVVYNVVEQPSGSSSISAGYSQSGGLTFQFDLSQSNFMGTGNRLTAGMMRSESMDSYSLGLANPYFTKNGISQSVNAYYRKTKSDSKNISNYLLDSYGAALSYGYPINENQRINGGLTVDNTKVRGGRFMGISNVEQLIADGGKTDLVNGQFSKDYTTYGATLGWTYSTLDRPMLPTKGMNHDLGLTVGFGDKNYQKVVYRGNYYQPLYKGTILRGWAKLGYGNNLPFYENFYAGGYGSVRGYNASSLGPQSQPWTAASQGGGYARGEEVGGNAMASFGAELILPLPFKGDWKDQVRPVLFVDAGQVFDTTGRDKEYKTYRYNYKDPNDANKTLIGSKTYPLITQDKELRYSVGAGATWFTPIGPISISYAKPLNSKKGDQTDKVQFQIGSMF
- the rseP gene encoding RIP metalloprotease RseP produces the protein MTAFAMLLSAVLVLLPLIALHEWGHYIVARLCGVKVLTYSIGFGKRLFGWTSPKTGIDYRVCAIPFGGYVKMLDEREGEVAEGERHLAFNNQHPLKKIAIVIAGPVMNFIIAIGLFFIILLQPIEQLNTKIGSILPSSPVAFSQIKQGEQIIAIDNKAVDTWEEISYALADHMGETKSVSITTDKATHVVHIAHFMQDTQAGLDPLTALGALPWRPELPAVIGQITDGGAADLMGLKTGDKIISIDDKPMAQWLSVTEVIRQNPETMLKFGIMRDGKNLTIPVMPQATKEKGQIVGKIGAGVAFSGPISIPDDYKVTIHHSFGEAAALSVQKTYDLSVMTIKSIGKMLTGLIGLDNLSGPITIADVSYQSVQMGWMQVLSTMALISISLAVLNLLPIPVLDGGHLIFYTYELIFGRPMNERFSVAALNIGMLMLLCVMVLAISNDITRLLG
- the dxr gene encoding 1-deoxy-D-xylulose-5-phosphate reductoisomerase, with protein sequence MQNITLLGATGSIGDSTLDIIRRHSDRYQIYALSGFRQLTKLFALCQEFSPKRVCVAQDDVDAFADKIRRAGLATEVVGGQDGLCDLAKDSHSQTVVGAIVGSAGLPSILQAVKSGKKVLLANKESLVMAGDLVMNAARHSGATILPIDSEHNAIFQCLPKAVQEDNHAIHNVGFGIKRLWLTASGGSFLHKSYDEMKKASVSDAIKHPNWSMGQKISVDSSTMMNKGLELIEACHLFNLSQDKIDIVIHPQSIVHSMVEYIDGSFLAQCGTPDMKTPIAHALAYPDRIDSGVSSLDLFKMADLQFIRPDELKFKSLSLARYAVSCGNGATIALNAANEIAVDAFLGGKIALTDIADVVEKVLHCDDLSKDFGVSFTDLTDILTFDQAVRLASNRLIGAL
- the queC gene encoding 7-cyano-7-deazaguanine synthase QueC; the encoded protein is MNHTELNHYQDQNAVVLFSGGLDSTTCLYWAKSQFKHITAISFRYGQRHSSELIAAQNIAKALDVDHRIIDIDIAQLGGSALTDNSIDVPEYDANSDAVPVTYVPARNTIFLSYALAAAEVTGSNYIVIGVSSVDFSGYPDCRPDFIEAFERLANLATVTGRAGNTLSVVAPLQLLSKAQTLKLGLKLGVDYGQTVSCYQADESGLACGVCDSCSLRRQGFLDAGVADPTRYRKDVIYD